The following are from one region of the Schistocerca cancellata isolate TAMUIC-IGC-003103 chromosome 11, iqSchCanc2.1, whole genome shotgun sequence genome:
- the LOC126108264 gene encoding uncharacterized protein LOC126108264, with protein MQHFNSIANIAEERKNSAGHREALPHPHEETPASSHPASLCMCSAPVVTELSTTTRTTTTSAAAATSASALRQTPAAAQPTTTQPDKATVSQMRKPMPAIIHAMSSTENLVAGRMYWNDLAEVTHTHIYETIFGSRQE; from the exons atgcaacactttaattcaatagcaaatattgcggaagaaagaaagaa cagtgctggccatagggaggcactcccacatccccacgaggaaacaccagccagctcacaccctgcctctctctgtatgtgcagcgcaccagtcgttacggagctgagtaccacaaccagaaccaccaccacctccgccgctgccgccacctctgccagcgcacttcgccagacacctgctgctgcgcagcccacgactactcaacctgataaggccactgtctctcaaatgcg caaaccaatgccagcaataattcatgcaatgtcatccacagaaaatttagtggcaggtaga atgtattggaatgatctagcagaggtcacacatacacacatttatgagaccatttttggttctcgtcaggaatga